The Pithys albifrons albifrons isolate INPA30051 chromosome 1, PitAlb_v1, whole genome shotgun sequence genome contains the following window.
tccttccctctcccttcctccttccctcccttcttccttccctcccttcctccttccttccctccccctccctccctccctctctctccctccctccctctccctccctctctccccctccctcttccTCACTCACCGCCGCGGCCCCACATGGCGCACCCCGGCCCTGCTCGGCTCCCCTCAATGTCACCGCcgggccccgccccggccccgcgatTGGCGGCAGCCGCGCTCGGGGCCGCCGGGGCCGGCACCGCCTCCGGTGCTGGGGCTACCGGAGCCCTCCCTGCAAACCGGGAGCGCACAAGGCGTCTCAGTGCGCCGCCGCCGCTACCGGCAGCAGAGATGCCCCGTGTTGGGGGGGCCTCTGCCCTTTGGGGGGCTGCGCTCCGGCTGGTCCCGCCCCACCCCTCTCCGCTCCGCCCCGCGCGTCATCCCGGCTATCCCGCCGGATTGGGCGCCGCCGCTCATCGGCCCGATCCAGGATGGCGGCGCCCAGCGGAGCCGCCGCGATCTGCGAGGACTTCGCCGAGTTCCAGGTAAACCCTCGCCCGGGAGCGAGTGCGCGCTCCCGACGCCGCCCGCGTGCCACCATTCCTCCCCCCCCGCGCGCGCCCCCGCGCGCCCCCGCCGCCGGCCGCGAGGGCCGGCGGCGGGGGCGCGCGGGGACGCGCGCGGGCGGCGAGGTCACTCCCCGTATCTCCCGCGACCGCCGGGATGCGGGACACGGGACATAGGGATGGCCTTCCCTCCGCCCACTTCCCTCGTCCCACCCCGGCAGGGGATTCCCCCCCGCACCAGGACCCGTTTCCCGGGACGGCGGGAGATCCGTAGGCGCCTTCGCGGCGTTTAACTGAGCGTGAAGTACCACGTGTGTCCTCAGTGGTGCGAGCAGGGCCCGGGCCGGTGGGAACGACCTGTATCCAGAACGTGGcatcatagaatatgctgagttggaagaagtacctgaagggaagttctagccaggtgggggttgatctcttctcccaggcactcagcaataggacaagggggcacgggctcaagctctgccaggggaaatttaagttgcagatcagaaaaaaattctttgcagagagactaatcaggcattggaatgggctgcccagagaggtggtggattccccatccctggaggttttaaactgagattggccatggcactgagtgccatgctctggtaaagggactggagttggaccaagggttggacttgatgatctcggaggtcttttccaacccaatcgattctgtgattctatgaacccatcaagtccaaccttggCCTTGTACAGGACACCCCAAGTCATTCCATATGCCagagagcatcatccaaatgcttcctgagctctgtcaggcttggtgctgtgaccactgccatggggagcctgttccagtgcccagccaccctctgggtgaaaaactttttctgatatccaacctaaacctcccccgACTCAGCTTCATGCCTCCCAGAACAGTGGGAGTTTTTATTCAAAGTTTGCAGTTTTGGTGCAGGTTGTGCCCAGTTTTCTGTCTGGAAGTGGGGATGGGGACTTGGGAAAGGTTCTGCTCCTCAGCCTGTccatgctgctggcagggccagggtgggGCTTCAGGGGACATCAGTTACCCCATCTGTGGGCTTCGCTGCTAGGGAAACTCCAGTAGTTTGCAGCACATAGTCCTGCATGTGGGAATTGTCCCTTTGGTGTGATTTTAACTGTAAGCAGTCCTACTTAGTTTTCTACTAAAAAGCTtaattgtgcttttttttttgtagtattAGGCTTTTCTCAGAGGTATAACTAAGTatctgtgtgtatttttttttacatacaggagctgctcagggtgATGAGGACAATCGATGACAGAATAGTTCATGAATTAAACACTACGATTCCAACAGCTTCCTTTGTGGGGAAGGTTGATCCTGGCCAGACGTGTAAAGAGCTGTACGAGTCTGTGAGTGTGCACACCTTCGACTTCCAGCTCGCTTCCTGCTGTTCTGTCACCTGCAGGGGCCAATAAAGCATCCCCGGTGTCTGAGGAAAACACTGCCTTGATATGTCCTGTGTTGTGTGTTTGTAACTGGCCCATTTGGCTTCCCTACACGTCTAAGCCACGTGCATGTAAGAGCTGCTTTGGTTTAAAACCACACTTTGTTCTCCAAAGCTGATCCTTGAGGGGAGCACATGAGGCTTCAGTGGTTGACATTAGCCCAgtccatttcttccttttcaaaaaGGTGCTGGCAcactcttcctgctgctctccaagACTCCTCATTGCATACCTTTGACTTTTCATTAAGTTGGTAGCTGCTGCTCAAAGTAGTGTTGCTTCCAACATGTGGATTATGGAGTCAAAGGGCACACCAACACTGTGACTTTAGaaactttctgttttaatttgtaCCTTGGAGTCTTTTATTCTCTGCTGAGTTATgactttctttctctctgcacTTAGTTGATGGATGCTCATACCAACAGAGAAAGAATCATCAAAAACTGCATCGCTCAGACATCCAGTGTAGTGAAATCTCtcagagaagagagggaaaaggccCAGGATGATGTAGCATTATTAAAGCAACTCAGGAAAGAGCAGACAAAGGTGAGTGGTGGAGCTTTTAGAGATCTCTTATAGAGGAAGAAGAGGGTATCTTTGCCATATGGAAAGACCAGTGTATTGGAGAGAACCTGAAGTGGATCCTGACTCAGGCAGTCTTTTCTGGGATTATTGTTGACTGGGTTTGTGGGAACCATTTTCCCTAGCCCTCCAGATGAAGCTTTTTTATCCTGCAAGTGGAGCATTTTCTGACGTGCTATGACACAAATGACATAGAGAAACACTTGTAGTTCCCCATGGTGGACTCTTACCTTCACTGACTGACACCACTGAGGTACAACTTACCTTTTCTGTCCTCTACAAGAAGCTTCTAGTCAACCTTGAATTCCACTTAACcaccttttttgttgtttagtATTTCTTGGATTAATATTTTGAGTACCTTGTGGTGGTGTGAGAGAGACTTCTGCGTTTGTGTAAGGAATTCTAATGGGCAAATGCCCTCTCAGCTTCTGGCCTCTGGGTGGAAAGTGTACTTCAGAGGTGGACAGAGGTGATCAAGATGGAATATCAGAATTGGAGAAAGGAACCTCACTGAAGTTCTTGGCCCCGTTCCAGGGCCCCCTTGTAAGGGAAAGGATACTGAAAGAACTGTGTGGCAGGTGAGCAGTTTTATTGTTAAAGCCTCACTTACAAAGCTGCGAACAAGCATCCATGTTACTTTGGGTAAAACTAGAAGGGAGCTTAGTGTTTTCCATGAATTTTATTTGCAGAACCAATTCTCTAAATTGTTTAGTTAATGAATCCAAAACTTCTCTCTGAAACCACGAGGAGGATCATAATGATTGTGTTTGATGAGAGGTGATTTTAAGTGTTAAAAGCAGTCCATGATTTAGAAACATCTCAGAAATTTTTAATGAGATGACCTCACATTTGCACACTTGGACTTTATGAGATGTAATCCCCCTATccccctgcctttttttttcccctccctgagGCTTGTGTTTTTTCTACAACTCAGAAAAACTATCATGACAGAACATGTCCTAGTTTTAAGATTATacatttcaaatatatattCACTTGATTGCAATACagatctcttttctctttttatgtgTTTCTCTCATCCTGCTAATGGTACTTTCTTCAAATTTCTTACTTCTGGGTCACTGAATGAGAAACCTTGGAGTAGTAGTTTCTTTGAACTGCTGAAGATCCTCTGAGTGTTTATTTTATAGAGACTTATCGTGGTCATCTAGTCCCTCTGGGGATGCTGGATTGTTATTTCAAAGTTGGAAGTTGTGCTGAGTAGGTGAAAGTCCATCCAACAGCTCTAGTAGATCTGTGTGCCTGGATATCTTGGAAGGTTTTTGATGGGATTGGCTTGCACCTGTTCACTAAGACTGTAATTGGAACCATGTATTGAAAATGGATAAACTCTGATCCTCAGTATGCTATGCTAAATGCTCCCAACAGAAATATATGCTAGATATGGGCAAAAATGGCAGATGGTTCTTATATCTCCTACTATCACTTCAGAGACAAATTACCACAAGTCACCTGAATACAACTCTCACACCTGCCCCTTGGAGTTTCTAACAGGTGCAAAAGAAAGAGATTCTTATATTTCTCATGGGTTGGGTGCTCAAGAACTGCATATTGTGGTAGTTCTTGCTGGAGCTTTTGCATCTCTAAACCTGATTGGTCCTGCTGTGATGATGTAAAATATTGACTAGTCCTGGTAGCATGATCACATAGGTGATCAGACTGCAGACTCTTTTTGGTCAATGCACAGA
Protein-coding sequences here:
- the MIX23 gene encoding protein MIX23 yields the protein MAAPSGAAAICEDFAEFQELLRVMRTIDDRIVHELNTTIPTASFVGKVDPGQTCKELYESLMDAHTNRERIIKNCIAQTSSVVKSLREEREKAQDDVALLKQLRKEQTKLKLMQSELNVEEVVNDRSWKVFNERCRIHYKPPKSQ